The window CGACAGCCCCGAGGACGGCTGCCCTTCCGCCGCGCTCCTCGACGAGATCGGGCGTTGCGCTGACGCGACCAAGCAGGCGTACACCGACGGCGTGCTGATGGTCATCGACGGTATCGCCGAGCGGCTCGCGCCCGCCGATCCGCGGTCGGCCCGCACGAAGACCCTCAGCGTCTACGCCATGATGATCGGGACCCTGCAGCTCTCCCGGGCACTGACCGACCGCCGGCTCTCCGACGCGCTCCTCGAAGAGGGCGTCCACCATGCCCTGACCGCGTTCGGCATCGCGGAGTCCCGCTGACTCGCGGCAGCACGGTTCAGACGTCGGTGGGTGAGCCCAGGCCGGTGAGAGCGCCGACCGGGTCGAGGTCGGGGGTGCCCCGGGGCCACCAGTCGTCGTGGCCCGGTTCCGACTCGTAGGCGTACCAGAGGCCGTCGTGGCCGAGGCGGAGCTGTATGTGGCCACGAGGGTGCGTGAGGTGGTTGTGCCACGGGCGGAAGGCGGGGAAGTCCGCCGCGAGGAGGAGTGGCCGGGCCCGGTCGAATCGACCCGCCGGAGGGTCCCAGGGTTCTTCCAGGACGGCGAGCCCTTCCAGTCCGCCCTGGCGCCAGGCGGCGACCGCACGAGCCAGATCGGCGGGGGTACGGCCCGCTGCGGTGGCCAGGGACGCGTAGAGGGCGCGGGTGGTGGCGGTGAGGCCGGAGCCCGGGCGGTTGGCGGCGAGCCGGACGGCGTCCTGCCAGAGCGTCAGCTCCGCGAGGGGGTCGCGGCCCGTGGTGAGCAGGGCGTGCGCGCGGGCGGCCGCGTCGGTGGCCAGCTGGTCCAGTGCGAACGGGTCGGGGCCGCCGGGGGACGCCGGGTAGGCCGGGGGCTGCTCCGGATGCGGCGGCGGGGGCAGCGGAGCCGGCAGGGGTGGCAGCGTACGGGGCTCGACGGCGTCACGGGCAAGTACGCCGGGGAGTGCCGGTTCCCTGGTGGAACGGGCCGAACGGGCGGCCAGGGTCGCGTTGCGCCGGGACAGCTCGTCCAGCAGTTCGCGCTCGCTCCGGCCGCGCATCAGGAGGAGGACGAACGGGTCTTCGTCCAGCAGCCGTGCGGTCTGGTAGCAGAGAGCGGCCGCGTGCTTGCAGGGGTGGCCGGAGTCGGGGCAGCTGCAGCGCGGTACGAGGTCGCCGGGGCCGGGGAGCAGACCCACTCCGCTGTCCGCGAGCGACTGGGGAAGGTCCTTGTCGAGCAACGCCGCGATGTGGCCCGGGTGTTCGGCAGCGGTGTCGAGGAAGCGCTCCCAGTCGTCGTCCGGGAGCGTACGCATCCGGATCTGCACGCGGTACGGTCGCGGACGGCTTCCGTGCACGTAGGCGAGCACGAGCCCGGGTGTGACAGTGATGGCGTCCACGTGCCCCTGTCCCGCGTACGTCTTGCCCCGTCCGAGCCGCGCCGCGTCCAGCGCCATCTCCTCCAACGCGGCGACCCACGCGTTGCCCCACCATGTCCCGGCGAACCCGTCGGCGCCCTGCGGTCGCGGCGGCAGCGCGGGAAAGGTACGCCGCAGCTCACCGTCACGGGCCGGGGCGGCCATGGAACGCGCGGCCGCCGGGAGGCTCTGCGCGGGGCGGGAGTGCGGCTCGGGCCACGATTCGTCGGAGTCGGCCGGTCCCGGGGGGCGCGTGGGCCGGGGTCGGTGCGCGGGTGCGGGGCCGGTGCCGGAGGGGGGGACCGGCGTGTTGCCGGGGCCGGAGTCGGGGGTCGTGCCGGGGCTTCTGCCGGAGTGGATGCCTACGGTGGAGCCAGTGTCGACAGTGGGACCGGTATCGATGGCGCTGTCAGCTCTGGGGGCGGCGCCCGACTCGGTGTCGGGTGCACCCTCGGCGAGATGCGAGAGGTCGTCGTCGGACACCGACTCGGACAGGGCATCGCGTCCCGTCCGGCCGTGCGCCGAGGCGCCATCGTCGGTGGGCATGGTGCGGGAGCCCGGAGCCGAGGCGCGGTCGGGCTCCCGGCCGGCGGCGGACTGGGCGTCGGCGTCGGCCACCCGGGGCGGGGCGTCGTCAGAACGGGGCCCTGCCTCGGCGTCGCCGCACCGGCCGCGCACGTCGGCGCCGCCAGGCCGGGGCCCGAGGTCGGTGGCCGTGCCGGCCGGCCGGCCGTCTCCGTCGGCGCCGGGTGGCACCGCTCGATGCGCGATGCCCGGATCGGTGTCGGGCCCGTCCGTCCCGTCCTCCCTCTCCAGTCGGGACGACAGCTCGAAGATGCCGCCCAGCCTCTCGGCCAGTTCGCGGACCTTGGCCGCGGCCTCGCGGTTCGACGTGGCCGGACGCGGTCCGGGAGCGGCCGGCTCGGCGCCGCCACGTCGCCTTCGGGCCCCGACTCCCTTGCCGTGCGCGGCGGTTCGCTCCCGCTCTGCCTCGGCTCGCGCGGCACGCAGGGCCTCACGGGCCACGTCGCCGGGGCGCGCCGCGGCGGAAGCGGCGCCGGGCGGACCACTCTCCGGCGCCCCGGACACCTCATCGGGCCGAGCACTCGGCGCAGGCTCGGAGACCGCTTCGGGGAGACCGCCTCCCGACGGCTCGGGGGCGGCGTCAGCGGGACCGGCCGCCGTCGAACCGAAGCGCGCGGGGGGCCGGCTGGTCCGCGGTGACTCGGAGGCCGCCGAGGGCCGACCGCTCGGCGGCGACTCGGGGCCCGCGTCGGCCCGACTGACGGACGGTGACTCGGGAGTCGTCCCGCGTCGACCGCCCGCCCACGGCTCGGCGGCCGTGTCCGGTCGGCCTGTCGCCGTCGAGTCGGCGGCCGGGGCCGGACGCGAGCCCGGGGCGCCCGGCTTCTCGGCATCCGGTCCCGTGGTGTGTCCGGGATCCGGGGTCCCCTGTGCGCCCTCGGTCCCCGCGACAGCGGCGCCACCCCCGGTCCGGCCCACGGCCCGCCGCAGTGCCTCGCGCGCGACATCGCCAGGCCGAGGCCCTGGCGCCGGGGCCCCCTCAGCGACTCCCCTGCCCCGCCCGGCAACCCCGGAGCGCTCGCCCGACGCCGGGCGCGCGCCCGGCCCGAAGCCCTTGCCCGACGCCGGGTGCGCCACGGACGCGGGGCGCGCCCCCGACGGGGCGGGAGACATCCCCGCCGGGCCCGAACCCGCGATACCGGCATCCCCACGCCGGGCCGCACGCAGGGCACGGCGGGCGGCGTCGGCGGGCCTCGTCCCCTCTACCGGGCGAGAGCCCGCGGGGCCAGAGTCGTGGGCCGGAGGCACCGTGTCGGCGGCCTTGGACATCCCCTCTTCCTGCCGCACCCGGTCGGCCTCGGGCGCCCCCTCGTCCGGCGGCACTCCATCGCCCTGCGGCGCCTCCCCCGTCTCGAAGCCTTCCTCCGTCTCGGAGCCTTCCTCCGTCTCGGAGCCTTCCTGCGTCCGGCCGGCCCCTGCGGCCGAGTCGGTTCCCCTCACCAGGCGGGGCTCTTCCCGACTCGTCCCGTCCGGCGACACGCCCGCGTCATACGGCGAAGGCTCGTCGTGCGACGCACCCGGCACAGTCGGCGGGCCCTCGTCCGTCGGCACCTCGGCCTCGGTCGGTGGGCGCCCCTCCTTCGGCACTCCCAGCCCGGTCGGCGGACGCTCGTCCGTCGGCACGTCCGGCCCGCCCGGTGGATGCTCGTGCGGCCCGTCCGCCTTGTCCCGTCGATCCCTCGGAGCCATCACGCGGACCTCCGGAGCGACACCAGGTCGGACAGGTCGCGGTCGGTCAGCTCCGTCAGGGACGCCTCGCCCGAGCCGAGGATCGCGTCCGCCAGGGCCCGCTTGGAAGCCAGCATGTCGGCGATGCGGTCCTCGACGGTGCCCTCGGTGATGAGGCGGTGCACCTGGACGGGCTGGGTCTGGCCGATGCGGTAGGCGCGGTCGGTGGCCTGTTCCTCGACTGCGGGGTTCCACCAGCGGTCGAAGTGGATGACATGCCCCGCGCGCGTGAGGTTGAGGCCTGTCCCGGCCGCCTTGAGGGACAGGATCAGGACCGGCGTCGCTCCGCTCTGGAAACGGTCCACCATCCGTTCGCGCTCCGCCACCGGCGTGCCCCCGTGAAGGAGCTCGACAGGGACCGCCCGCGCCGCCAGATGGTTCGTGATCAACCGGGCCATTCCCACGTACTGCGTGAAGACGAGCGCCGAGCCGTCCTCCGCGAGCAACGTGTCCAACAGCTCGTCGAGCAGGGCCAGTTTCCCGGAACGGGCGGCCTGCCGAGCCGCCCCGGAGCCGCTGGGACGCCCGTCCGGTTCCTCCTTCAGGTACAGCGCGGGGTGATCGCAGATCTGCTTGAGCGCGGTGAGGAGCTTCAGGACGAGGCCGCGCCGGGCGATGCCCTCCGTCGTCTCGATGGCCAGCATCGACTCGCGGACCACGGCCTCGTACAGGGACGCCTGTTCGCGGCTGAGGGGGACGGGATGGTCCGTCTCCGTCTTGGGCGGCAGCTCGGGGACGATGCCCGGGTCGGACTTCTTGCGCCGGAGCAGGAAGGGCCGGATCAGGCGGGACAGGCGGGCCACGGCCTCCTCGTCCTCGCCGTTCTCCACGGCGCGTGCGTGCCGGGCGCGGAAGGACTTCAGCGGGCCGAGAAGCCCCGGCGTGGTCCAGTCGAGCAGGGCCCACAGCTCGGAGAGGTTGTTCTCCACCGGTGTGCCGCTCAGGGCGACCCTGGCCGGTGCGGGGATCGTCCGCAGGGCCTTGGCCGTCGCCGAGTACGGGTTCTTGACGTGCTGGGCCTCGTCCGCGACGACCATGCCCCACGCCTGCTGGGCGAGCCGCGGCGCCGTCGACCGCATCGTGCCGTAGGTGGTCAGGACGAAACCGCCGTCCATGTCGGCCAGGGAGCGCTCCGGTCCGTGGAAGCGGCGCACGGGCACCCCGGGGGCGAACCGCTCGATCTCCCGCTGCCAGTTGCCGAGCAGCGAGGCGGGGCACACGACGAGGGTCGGCTCGGTGCGTGCCCGCTTCAGGTGGAGGGCGATGACCGTGACGGTCTTGCCGAGCCCCATGTCGTCGGCGAGGCAGCCGCCGAGACCGAGCGACGTCATGAGGTCGAGCCAGGCCAGTCCGCGGAGTTGGTAGTCCCGGAGGGTCGCCTTGAGGGCGGGGGGTGGTTCGGCGGGCAGCAGTCCCGCCGTCAGACGGTCGCGCAGTGCGGCGATCGCGCCGACGGGCACCGCCTCGACCGTCTCGCCGTCGACCTCCACGCTGCCGGTGAGCGCGACGGAGAGGGCGTCGACCGGGTCGAGCAGACCCAGTTCGCGCTTGCGGGCCTTGCGGACCAGGGCCGGGTCGACGAGCACCCACTGGTCCCGCAGCCGGACGACGGGGCGGTGGGCCTCGGCCAGGGCGTCCATCTCCGCCTCGCTGAGCGGATCACCGCCCAGCGCCAACTGCCAGCGGAACTGGAGCAGTTCCTCACTCTCGAAGAAGCCCGTACCGTCCGTGGCCGAGCCCGGCGCGGTGCGGACGACCGCCGCCGCGCTCAGGTCCTGGGCAAGGTCACGGGGCCAGTGCACGGCGACCCCGGCCGCACCGAGGCGGGTCGCCGCGACACCCAGCAGGTCCGACAACTCACCCTCGGACAGC of the Streptomyces aurantiacus genome contains:
- a CDS encoding TetR/AcrR family transcriptional regulator, giving the protein MVRYSKEHKQVTRQRIIETAGRRFKRDGIDGSGISTLMADAALTNGAFYSHFDSKDDLVATAVADQLSTLNANVVAQAAPGIAGLEQIVRWYLSPRHRDSPEDGCPSAALLDEIGRCADATKQAYTDGVLMVIDGIAERLAPADPRSARTKTLSVYAMMIGTLQLSRALTDRRLSDALLEEGVHHALTAFGIAESR
- a CDS encoding SWIM zinc finger family protein, whose product is MSGAPESGPPGAASAAARPGDVAREALRAARAEAERERTAAHGKGVGARRRRGGAEPAAPGPRPATSNREAAAKVRELAERLGGIFELSSRLEREDGTDGPDTDPGIAHRAVPPGADGDGRPAGTATDLGPRPGGADVRGRCGDAEAGPRSDDAPPRVADADAQSAAGREPDRASAPGSRTMPTDDGASAHGRTGRDALSESVSDDDLSHLAEGAPDTESGAAPRADSAIDTGPTVDTGSTVGIHSGRSPGTTPDSGPGNTPVPPSGTGPAPAHRPRPTRPPGPADSDESWPEPHSRPAQSLPAAARSMAAPARDGELRRTFPALPPRPQGADGFAGTWWGNAWVAALEEMALDAARLGRGKTYAGQGHVDAITVTPGLVLAYVHGSRPRPYRVQIRMRTLPDDDWERFLDTAAEHPGHIAALLDKDLPQSLADSGVGLLPGPGDLVPRCSCPDSGHPCKHAAALCYQTARLLDEDPFVLLLMRGRSERELLDELSRRNATLAARSARSTREPALPGVLARDAVEPRTLPPLPAPLPPPPHPEQPPAYPASPGGPDPFALDQLATDAAARAHALLTTGRDPLAELTLWQDAVRLAANRPGSGLTATTRALYASLATAAGRTPADLARAVAAWRQGGLEGLAVLEEPWDPPAGRFDRARPLLLAADFPAFRPWHNHLTHPRGHIQLRLGHDGLWYAYESEPGHDDWWPRGTPDLDPVGALTGLGSPTDV
- a CDS encoding DEAD/DEAH box helicase; amino-acid sequence: MNAGETRADSGAATEVSVRLAAVFLPAALPRDGRMAFWDADGETPVSAPDTELTVVRRHGTGARRWPAPALTLPVAQALPLLVRARRDLAAHPATACWGAAALHALRLVARGRLLPGLTADGYDAWRAGPLDPDDIAHLRAVAAALPFEGYAVPLSGSGPLRLPDPEALTRAFLDAVADALPRTPAAPYAAGKPFAAGGPQRLPGAQDWAAEVAAGMDAGVRISLRLDLSAYELFDDSEGARRAGAAVVQVHSLADPTLVVDAASLWAGAADTTFGPRARVDAALAVRRAARVWAPLDRLSGQDVPDVLALSEGELSDLLGVAATRLGAAGVAVHWPRDLAQDLSAAAVVRTAPGSATDGTGFFESEELLQFRWQLALGGDPLSEAEMDALAEAHRPVVRLRDQWVLVDPALVRKARKRELGLLDPVDALSVALTGSVEVDGETVEAVPVGAIAALRDRLTAGLLPAEPPPALKATLRDYQLRGLAWLDLMTSLGLGGCLADDMGLGKTVTVIALHLKRARTEPTLVVCPASLLGNWQREIERFAPGVPVRRFHGPERSLADMDGGFVLTTYGTMRSTAPRLAQQAWGMVVADEAQHVKNPYSATAKALRTIPAPARVALSGTPVENNLSELWALLDWTTPGLLGPLKSFRARHARAVENGEDEEAVARLSRLIRPFLLRRKKSDPGIVPELPPKTETDHPVPLSREQASLYEAVVRESMLAIETTEGIARRGLVLKLLTALKQICDHPALYLKEEPDGRPSGSGAARQAARSGKLALLDELLDTLLAEDGSALVFTQYVGMARLITNHLAARAVPVELLHGGTPVAERERMVDRFQSGATPVLILSLKAAGTGLNLTRAGHVIHFDRWWNPAVEEQATDRAYRIGQTQPVQVHRLITEGTVEDRIADMLASKRALADAILGSGEASLTELTDRDLSDLVSLRRSA